From one Paeniglutamicibacter psychrophenolicus genomic stretch:
- a CDS encoding LacI family DNA-binding transcriptional regulator, with the protein MHSTQKPRPTPPSRRRVTAAMVAERAGVSTATVSLVANGKASGRVSATNEAKVREAIRALGYVVDGIGSSLARGVSNTVIMVAPDISNPFFATVIAGVRSALGSKYQLLLSVTDAGQLPSADDTRRLLGLRPAGLLVDAPELSFLEELSAPGPLVLLDAPGFGPEVPAVNLDVAHGARLVAGHLAAAGHKKVAYLDGTTGTTTFELRRTAFLDAAAELGMEIPDGAMASTTINVGVAADAFAEAWPGWKAAGVTAVVCATDTHAYGILQEARAAGISIPGELAVTGFDDLPYSRTSSPSLTSVNLPGELLGRRAAEQLLRLIDGEELETQQVTLESTLMVRGSTFEA; encoded by the coding sequence ATGCATTCGACCCAAAAGCCACGGCCCACCCCCCCGAGCCGGCGACGGGTCACGGCCGCCATGGTGGCCGAACGTGCGGGGGTTTCCACCGCTACGGTGTCCCTGGTTGCCAACGGCAAGGCCAGCGGCCGGGTCTCGGCCACCAACGAGGCCAAGGTCCGCGAAGCCATCCGCGCGCTGGGCTACGTGGTGGACGGAATCGGAAGCTCACTGGCCAGGGGCGTGAGCAACACCGTGATCATGGTGGCACCGGACATCTCCAACCCGTTCTTTGCCACGGTCATTGCCGGGGTGCGCTCCGCGCTGGGCTCCAAGTACCAGTTGCTGCTCTCGGTCACCGATGCCGGCCAGTTGCCCAGCGCCGATGACACCCGCCGGCTGCTGGGCTTGCGCCCGGCCGGCCTGCTGGTGGACGCTCCCGAGCTTTCGTTCCTCGAGGAGCTTTCAGCCCCCGGCCCGCTGGTGCTGCTCGATGCCCCCGGTTTCGGCCCGGAGGTCCCGGCGGTGAACCTCGACGTCGCCCACGGCGCACGACTGGTGGCCGGGCATCTGGCCGCGGCCGGCCACAAGAAGGTCGCGTACCTCGACGGCACCACGGGAACCACCACCTTCGAGCTGCGCCGCACCGCGTTCCTGGACGCGGCGGCCGAACTTGGCATGGAGATCCCGGATGGTGCCATGGCCTCCACCACGATCAACGTGGGGGTGGCCGCCGACGCCTTCGCCGAGGCCTGGCCGGGCTGGAAGGCCGCCGGGGTGACCGCGGTGGTCTGCGCCACCGACACCCACGCCTACGGCATCCTGCAGGAAGCGCGCGCCGCGGGGATCTCGATCCCCGGCGAACTCGCCGTGACCGGCTTCGACGACCTGCCCTACTCGAGAACCAGTTCCCCGTCCCTGACCAGCGTGAACCTGCCCGGCGAGCTGCTGGGCCGGCGGGCGGCCGAGCAGCTGCTGCGGCTGATCGACGGCGAGGAACTGGAAACGCAGCAGGTCACCCTCGAGAGCACGCTGATGGTTCGCGGCTCCACCTTCGAGGCCTGA
- a CDS encoding RDD family protein, whose translation MSERTRRLAALGLDYLVILAWMIVLGLVTAIIFLTRGELPDTLGMFGPIGSELLYFLLLTFVVGIYLYKTESGPHRSTWGKRRMGLEVIGVDGSVPKRTKILLRTVVKLLPWETAHFFIWQLMGVIHREGKDAAPRAWIFVGMHAATAAAVAYIAMVIATGRGPHDLAAGTRVRLRAVRAS comes from the coding sequence ATGAGCGAGCGGACGCGGCGCTTGGCCGCCCTGGGACTGGACTACTTGGTCATCCTGGCCTGGATGATCGTCCTTGGCCTGGTCACCGCCATCATTTTCCTGACCCGGGGCGAGCTGCCTGACACCCTGGGCATGTTCGGTCCGATCGGCAGCGAGTTGCTGTATTTCCTGCTGCTGACCTTCGTGGTCGGCATCTACCTCTACAAGACGGAGTCCGGCCCGCACCGCAGCACCTGGGGCAAGCGCCGGATGGGCCTGGAGGTCATCGGCGTTGACGGCTCGGTTCCGAAGCGGACGAAGATCCTGCTGCGTACCGTCGTGAAGCTCTTGCCGTGGGAGACTGCCCACTTCTTCATCTGGCAGTTGATGGGTGTCATCCATCGCGAGGGCAAGGATGCCGCTCCTCGGGCGTGGATCTTTGTGGGGATGCATGCGGCGACGGCAGCTGCCGTCGCCTACATCGCGATGGTGATTGCCACCGGGCGCGGTCCGCACGACCTGGCCGCGGGCACCAGGGTCCGCTTGCGCGCGGTGCGGGCCTCCTGA
- a CDS encoding dihydrodipicolinate synthase family protein: MKPSTMFTGLSAFPLTPLTDAGIDEPAFERLVARVAAAGVDSICVLGSTGSYAYLDRAERARAVELAMAGAGNVPVLAGVGALRTRDVLRHVEDAQECGASGVLLAPMSYQPLGDDEVFGLYEDVTANLSVPLVVYDNPTTTRVVFSDELHARIAQLPGVLSIKIPPVPADPEQAKVRVSSLRAGLPGHVTIGVSGDGAAAAGLLAGCDAWYSVIAGILPEPCLAITRAATAGNADLARSLSMDLEPLWQLMARFGSYRVASAVAEDLGLVSAGNLPAPVQGLDGNGRAAVARALEEMKIPG; the protein is encoded by the coding sequence ATGAAGCCATCGACGATGTTCACCGGCCTCAGCGCCTTTCCGCTGACCCCGCTCACCGATGCCGGCATCGACGAGCCCGCCTTCGAGCGCCTCGTTGCACGGGTCGCGGCCGCCGGCGTTGATTCCATCTGTGTCCTCGGCTCGACCGGCAGCTATGCCTACCTTGACCGGGCCGAACGCGCCCGCGCCGTCGAACTGGCCATGGCCGGCGCCGGAAACGTCCCGGTGCTCGCCGGTGTGGGTGCCCTGCGCACGCGGGATGTCCTGCGCCATGTCGAGGATGCCCAGGAATGCGGCGCCTCCGGCGTCCTGCTGGCCCCGATGAGCTACCAACCCCTGGGCGACGACGAGGTCTTCGGCTTGTACGAGGATGTCACGGCGAACCTCTCGGTTCCGCTGGTCGTTTATGACAACCCGACGACCACGCGCGTGGTTTTCAGCGACGAGTTGCACGCGCGGATTGCGCAGCTGCCCGGCGTTTTGTCGATCAAGATTCCTCCGGTGCCTGCCGATCCCGAGCAAGCGAAGGTCCGGGTATCCAGTCTCCGCGCCGGGCTGCCCGGGCACGTGACCATAGGCGTCAGCGGCGATGGTGCGGCGGCCGCCGGCCTCCTTGCCGGTTGCGATGCCTGGTACAGCGTCATTGCCGGCATCCTGCCCGAGCCGTGCTTGGCGATCACCCGTGCGGCAACGGCCGGCAACGCGGATTTGGCGCGTTCCCTGTCCATGGATTTGGAACCCTTGTGGCAGCTCATGGCCCGGTTCGGAAGCTACCGGGTGGCCTCTGCAGTGGCCGAAGACCTCGGCCTGGTCTCCGCAGGAAACCTTCCCGCCCCCGTCCAGGGATTGGATGGCAACGGGCGGGCTGCAGTGGCAAGGGCCTTGGAAGAAATGAAGATCCCCGGGTAG